A stretch of Oncorhynchus mykiss isolate Arlee chromosome 12, USDA_OmykA_1.1, whole genome shotgun sequence DNA encodes these proteins:
- the LOC110537186 gene encoding protein phosphatase Slingshot homolog 1-like isoform X2 — translation MALVTLQRSPTPSAASTASTNAGEELGCDDDRRANQSLSESFFMVKGAALFLQQGTNAQGPKTPTHHKHAGDLPRHLQVMINTLRSEDHIKLAVRLESGWSDRVRYMVVVYTSGRQDTEENILLGMDFTDKDSKSCSIGMVLPLWSDTKIHLDGDGGFSVTTGGRSHVFKPVSVQAMWSALQILHKASDVSRRHNYFPGGLALTWLGFYESCITSEQSCINEWNTMTDLETMRPDSPAMFVDRPTERERTECAIKAKLRSMMMFRDLENVTSKEIRVELEQHMSCNLKEYKEFLDNEMLLILGQMDKATLIFDHLYLGSEWNASNLEELRDCGVGYILNVTREIDNFFQGTFSYHNIRVFDEEATDLLAHWNETYNFIVRAKKNQSKCLVHCKMGVSRSASTVIAYAMKEYGWTLEKAYNFVKQKRSIARPNAGFMKQLAEYEGILDASKQRHNKLWRPEGGEDIPDEASGQCCGGEDTPVEDEAWGGEGCSASPCRGLEVDALDPLNYNYYFRRLSDTALDSEPSTPVRGPPLLGMERVFIEIEDVERDALLEDEGFPMAQLALPGEGTAAQTCGGRLEPLEDMRLRLEFSTVEEEDEEEAQKEEAEMAALARTPAGGEGVTEDEERKDQANVNRFNNENANNSNRLAAKRSCPAAFDDSASTGNPYKVKPSYQSCKDCLRLPPGRRCERPAGGRNHRLNPTRHCGVVPTISIDPPGTHFTNTPTPHSPCALPATIARLEAYRQRLVSPMSCEELPRDRHCSLETEDMDELQEEEEEEQEPKPGREAGTGVITELTFMKLSLEGERPAGQPPGVELQPAGVEVDPPSGGVEPQQEQEALAQLQRTGLELGLVRLSGLAMEGPLSGAWLSEQMDLSLAVEEMEVEGDVRVHSETHIPSTSCVVTAADPQMNTTPLSYPQWSTQTWTPVSSPHGSTLTRSLSSVSLHSNCGGRPGLVRPRTQEMETRMRLAGLTVPSLLKRSSSLAKLGGLTFSTEDLSDLADDQAQLFFTVPPAL, via the exons ATGGCTCTGGTAACGCTACAGCGCTCTCCCACCCCAAGCGCAGCATCCACCGCCAGCACCAACGCGGGGGAG GAATTAGGGTGTGATGATGACCGGAGAGCAAATCAGAG CCTCAGCGAGAGCTTCTTCATGGTCAAAGGAGCTGCCCTCTTCCTGCAACAGGGCACCAATGCACAGGGACCCAAGACCCCTACACACCACAAACACGCAG GTGACTTACCCCGACACCTGCAGGTAATGATTAACACCCTCCGCTCTGAGGACCACATTAAACTG GCTGTACGGTTAGAGAGTGGTTGGTCTGACCGTGTGCGGTACATGGTTGTGGTCTACACCAGTGGTCGACAGGACACAGAGGAGAATATCCTGCTAGGGATGGACTTCACCGATAAGGACAG TAAAAGCTGCTCTATCGGCATGGTGCTACCGCTATGGAGCGATACGAAGATCCATTTAGATGGAGATGG agGATTTAGTGTGACCACAGGAGGACGATCGCATGTCTTCAAGCCTGTTTCTGTGCAGGCCATGTG GTCTGCGCTGCAGATCCTCCATAAGGCAAGCGATGTGTCTCGCAGGCACAACTACTTCCCCGGGGGCTTGGCCCTCACGTGGTTGGGCTTCTATGAGAGCTGTATCACCTCCGAGCAGAGCTGCATCAACGAGTGGAACACTATGACCGACCTGGAGACCATGCGGCCCGACTCACCTGCCATGTTCGTCGACCG gccaacggagagagagagaaccgagtgTGCAATCAAAGCTAAACTACGCAGCATGATGATGTTCCGGGACCTGGAGAATGTCACTTCCAAGGAG aTCCGTGTGGAGCTGGAGCAGCATATGAGTTGTAACCTGAAGGAGTACAAAGAGTTCCTCGACAATGAGATGCTGCTGATCCTGGGTCAGATGGACAAAGCCACACTCATCTTTGACCACCTCTACCTG GGCTCTGAGTGGAATGCCTCCAATCTAGAGGAACTACGGGACTGTGG TGTGGGCTACATCCTCAACGTGACCAGGGAAATAGACAACTTTTTCCAGGGCACGTTCTCCTACCACAATATCCGGGTGTTTGATGAGGAGGCCACAGACCTGCTGGCCCACTGGAACGAGACCTACAACTTCATCGTCAGAGCCAA AAAGAACCAGTCTAAGTGTCTGGTCCACTGTAAGATGGGTGTGAGCCGGTCAGCCTCCACGGTCATAGCGTATGCCATGAAGGAGTATGGCTGGACTCTGGAGAAGGCCTACAACTTTGTGAAGCAGAAGAGGAGCATTGCTCGGCCCAACGCTGGCTTTATGAAGCAGCTGGCCGAGTACGAGGGCATCCTGGACGCTAG taaACAGCGCCACAACAAGCTGTGGAGACCCGAGGGAGGGGAGGACATCCCAGATGAGGCGTCTGGCCAGTGTTGTGGTGGAGAGGATACCCCCGTGGAGGATGAGGCCTGGGGGGGAGAGGGCTGCAGCGCCTCCCCCTGCCGGGGCCTGGAGGTGGACGCCCTGGACCCTCTCAACTACAATTACTACTTCAGACGGCTGTCGGACACGGCCCTGGACAGCGAGCCCTCCACCCCAGTGCGCGGCCCTCCCCTGCTGGGCATGGAAAGGGTGTTCATCGAGATCGAGGATGTGGAGAGGGATGCCCTTCTGGAGGATGAGGGCTTCCCCATGGCCCAACTGGCTTTGCCCGGGGAGGGCACTGCCGCCCAAACCTGTGGGGGCCGCCTGGAGCCCCTGGAGGACATGAGGCTACGCCTGGAGTTCAGCACcgtggaggaggaggacgaggaggaggcaCAGAAGGAGGAGGCGGAGATGGCCGCCCTGGCCCGGACAcctgcaggaggagagggagtgacgGAGGACGAGGAGAGGAAGGATCAGGCCAACGTAAACCGCTTCAACAACGAGAACGCCAACAACAGTAACCGCCTGGCTGCCAAGCGCAGCTGCCCCGCTGCCTTCGAC GACAGTGCTAGCACAGGAAACCCTTACAAAGTGAAGCCCTCCTACCAGTCCTGTAAAGACTGCCTGCGTCTGCCACCAGGGCGGCGCTGTGAGCGCCCCGCAGGAGGCCGCAACCACCGCCTTAACCCCACACGCCACTGCGGGGTGGTCCCCACTATCTCCATAGACCCCCCTGGCACCCACTTCACCAACACACCCACCCCCCACTCCCCCTGTGCCCTCCCTGCCACCATTGCCCGCCTGGAGGCCTACCGCCAGCGGCTGGTGTCACCCATGAGCTGCGAGGAGCTGCCCCGAGACAGACACTGTTCCCTGGAGACGGAGGACATGGACGAGctacaggaggaagaggaggaagagcaggagcCAAAGCCAGGGAGGGAGGCGGGGACTGGAGTCATCACAGAGCTCACGTTTATGAAGCTCAGCTTGGAGGGGGAGAGGCCAGCGGGTCAGCCTCCTGGTGTGGAGTTGCAGCCTGCTGGGGTGGAGGTGGACCCTCCTAGTGGTGGAGTGGAGCCACAGCAGGAGCAGGAGGCCCTTGCCCAGCTACAGAGGAcagggctggagctggggctggtaAGGCTCTCAGGACTGGCCATGGAAGGTCCACTCTCAGGGGCATGGCTGTCTGAGCAGATGGACCTGAGCTTGGcggtggaggagatggaggtggagggggatgtAAGGGTGCATTCTGAAACCCACATCCCTTCTACCAGCTGTGTGGTCACAGCCGCAGACCCCCAGATGAACACCACCCCATTGTCGTACCCCCAGTGGTCCACCCAGACTTGGACCCCTGTGTCCTCCCCCCATGGCTCCACCCTCACCCGGAGCTTAAGCAGTGTCAGCCTCCACAGTAACTGCGGGGGACGCCCAGGCCTGGTCAGGCCGCGCACCCAGGAGATGGAGACCCGCATGAGGCTGGCCGGCCTGACCGTCCCCTCCCTGCTCAAACGCTCTAGCTCCCTGGCCAAACTGGGAGGCCTCACCTTCTCCACCGAGGACCTCTCAGACCTGGCTGATGATCAGGCCCAGCTGTTCTTCACCGTGCCCCCAGCCCTCTGA
- the LOC110537186 gene encoding protein phosphatase Slingshot homolog 1-like isoform X1 translates to MYFLHMDVLRSYKGGGDFVRRPVDSRELLRERSRIRMHLVVEPSQEAMLTMLPHFVKNTVLSKREIWRILSESFFMVKGAALFLQQGTNAQGPKTPTHHKHAGDLPRHLQVMINTLRSEDHIKLAVRLESGWSDRVRYMVVVYTSGRQDTEENILLGMDFTDKDSKSCSIGMVLPLWSDTKIHLDGDGGFSVTTGGRSHVFKPVSVQAMWSALQILHKASDVSRRHNYFPGGLALTWLGFYESCITSEQSCINEWNTMTDLETMRPDSPAMFVDRPTERERTECAIKAKLRSMMMFRDLENVTSKEIRVELEQHMSCNLKEYKEFLDNEMLLILGQMDKATLIFDHLYLGSEWNASNLEELRDCGVGYILNVTREIDNFFQGTFSYHNIRVFDEEATDLLAHWNETYNFIVRAKKNQSKCLVHCKMGVSRSASTVIAYAMKEYGWTLEKAYNFVKQKRSIARPNAGFMKQLAEYEGILDASKQRHNKLWRPEGGEDIPDEASGQCCGGEDTPVEDEAWGGEGCSASPCRGLEVDALDPLNYNYYFRRLSDTALDSEPSTPVRGPPLLGMERVFIEIEDVERDALLEDEGFPMAQLALPGEGTAAQTCGGRLEPLEDMRLRLEFSTVEEEDEEEAQKEEAEMAALARTPAGGEGVTEDEERKDQANVNRFNNENANNSNRLAAKRSCPAAFDDSASTGNPYKVKPSYQSCKDCLRLPPGRRCERPAGGRNHRLNPTRHCGVVPTISIDPPGTHFTNTPTPHSPCALPATIARLEAYRQRLVSPMSCEELPRDRHCSLETEDMDELQEEEEEEQEPKPGREAGTGVITELTFMKLSLEGERPAGQPPGVELQPAGVEVDPPSGGVEPQQEQEALAQLQRTGLELGLVRLSGLAMEGPLSGAWLSEQMDLSLAVEEMEVEGDVRVHSETHIPSTSCVVTAADPQMNTTPLSYPQWSTQTWTPVSSPHGSTLTRSLSSVSLHSNCGGRPGLVRPRTQEMETRMRLAGLTVPSLLKRSSSLAKLGGLTFSTEDLSDLADDQAQLFFTVPPAL, encoded by the exons ATGTATTTTTTGCACATGGATGTGCTAAGAAGCTATAAGGGCGGAGGAGATTTTGTGAGGAGGCCAGTAGACTCCAGAGAGCTACTGCGGGAGAGATCCAGAATCAGGATGCATCTTGTGGTGGAGCCTTCACAGGAAGCCATGCTTACCATGCTGCCTCACTTTGTGAAGAACACAGTCCTGAGTAAGAGAGAGATCTGGCGAAT CCTCAGCGAGAGCTTCTTCATGGTCAAAGGAGCTGCCCTCTTCCTGCAACAGGGCACCAATGCACAGGGACCCAAGACCCCTACACACCACAAACACGCAG GTGACTTACCCCGACACCTGCAGGTAATGATTAACACCCTCCGCTCTGAGGACCACATTAAACTG GCTGTACGGTTAGAGAGTGGTTGGTCTGACCGTGTGCGGTACATGGTTGTGGTCTACACCAGTGGTCGACAGGACACAGAGGAGAATATCCTGCTAGGGATGGACTTCACCGATAAGGACAG TAAAAGCTGCTCTATCGGCATGGTGCTACCGCTATGGAGCGATACGAAGATCCATTTAGATGGAGATGG agGATTTAGTGTGACCACAGGAGGACGATCGCATGTCTTCAAGCCTGTTTCTGTGCAGGCCATGTG GTCTGCGCTGCAGATCCTCCATAAGGCAAGCGATGTGTCTCGCAGGCACAACTACTTCCCCGGGGGCTTGGCCCTCACGTGGTTGGGCTTCTATGAGAGCTGTATCACCTCCGAGCAGAGCTGCATCAACGAGTGGAACACTATGACCGACCTGGAGACCATGCGGCCCGACTCACCTGCCATGTTCGTCGACCG gccaacggagagagagagaaccgagtgTGCAATCAAAGCTAAACTACGCAGCATGATGATGTTCCGGGACCTGGAGAATGTCACTTCCAAGGAG aTCCGTGTGGAGCTGGAGCAGCATATGAGTTGTAACCTGAAGGAGTACAAAGAGTTCCTCGACAATGAGATGCTGCTGATCCTGGGTCAGATGGACAAAGCCACACTCATCTTTGACCACCTCTACCTG GGCTCTGAGTGGAATGCCTCCAATCTAGAGGAACTACGGGACTGTGG TGTGGGCTACATCCTCAACGTGACCAGGGAAATAGACAACTTTTTCCAGGGCACGTTCTCCTACCACAATATCCGGGTGTTTGATGAGGAGGCCACAGACCTGCTGGCCCACTGGAACGAGACCTACAACTTCATCGTCAGAGCCAA AAAGAACCAGTCTAAGTGTCTGGTCCACTGTAAGATGGGTGTGAGCCGGTCAGCCTCCACGGTCATAGCGTATGCCATGAAGGAGTATGGCTGGACTCTGGAGAAGGCCTACAACTTTGTGAAGCAGAAGAGGAGCATTGCTCGGCCCAACGCTGGCTTTATGAAGCAGCTGGCCGAGTACGAGGGCATCCTGGACGCTAG taaACAGCGCCACAACAAGCTGTGGAGACCCGAGGGAGGGGAGGACATCCCAGATGAGGCGTCTGGCCAGTGTTGTGGTGGAGAGGATACCCCCGTGGAGGATGAGGCCTGGGGGGGAGAGGGCTGCAGCGCCTCCCCCTGCCGGGGCCTGGAGGTGGACGCCCTGGACCCTCTCAACTACAATTACTACTTCAGACGGCTGTCGGACACGGCCCTGGACAGCGAGCCCTCCACCCCAGTGCGCGGCCCTCCCCTGCTGGGCATGGAAAGGGTGTTCATCGAGATCGAGGATGTGGAGAGGGATGCCCTTCTGGAGGATGAGGGCTTCCCCATGGCCCAACTGGCTTTGCCCGGGGAGGGCACTGCCGCCCAAACCTGTGGGGGCCGCCTGGAGCCCCTGGAGGACATGAGGCTACGCCTGGAGTTCAGCACcgtggaggaggaggacgaggaggaggcaCAGAAGGAGGAGGCGGAGATGGCCGCCCTGGCCCGGACAcctgcaggaggagagggagtgacgGAGGACGAGGAGAGGAAGGATCAGGCCAACGTAAACCGCTTCAACAACGAGAACGCCAACAACAGTAACCGCCTGGCTGCCAAGCGCAGCTGCCCCGCTGCCTTCGAC GACAGTGCTAGCACAGGAAACCCTTACAAAGTGAAGCCCTCCTACCAGTCCTGTAAAGACTGCCTGCGTCTGCCACCAGGGCGGCGCTGTGAGCGCCCCGCAGGAGGCCGCAACCACCGCCTTAACCCCACACGCCACTGCGGGGTGGTCCCCACTATCTCCATAGACCCCCCTGGCACCCACTTCACCAACACACCCACCCCCCACTCCCCCTGTGCCCTCCCTGCCACCATTGCCCGCCTGGAGGCCTACCGCCAGCGGCTGGTGTCACCCATGAGCTGCGAGGAGCTGCCCCGAGACAGACACTGTTCCCTGGAGACGGAGGACATGGACGAGctacaggaggaagaggaggaagagcaggagcCAAAGCCAGGGAGGGAGGCGGGGACTGGAGTCATCACAGAGCTCACGTTTATGAAGCTCAGCTTGGAGGGGGAGAGGCCAGCGGGTCAGCCTCCTGGTGTGGAGTTGCAGCCTGCTGGGGTGGAGGTGGACCCTCCTAGTGGTGGAGTGGAGCCACAGCAGGAGCAGGAGGCCCTTGCCCAGCTACAGAGGAcagggctggagctggggctggtaAGGCTCTCAGGACTGGCCATGGAAGGTCCACTCTCAGGGGCATGGCTGTCTGAGCAGATGGACCTGAGCTTGGcggtggaggagatggaggtggagggggatgtAAGGGTGCATTCTGAAACCCACATCCCTTCTACCAGCTGTGTGGTCACAGCCGCAGACCCCCAGATGAACACCACCCCATTGTCGTACCCCCAGTGGTCCACCCAGACTTGGACCCCTGTGTCCTCCCCCCATGGCTCCACCCTCACCCGGAGCTTAAGCAGTGTCAGCCTCCACAGTAACTGCGGGGGACGCCCAGGCCTGGTCAGGCCGCGCACCCAGGAGATGGAGACCCGCATGAGGCTGGCCGGCCTGACCGTCCCCTCCCTGCTCAAACGCTCTAGCTCCCTGGCCAAACTGGGAGGCCTCACCTTCTCCACCGAGGACCTCTCAGACCTGGCTGATGATCAGGCCCAGCTGTTCTTCACCGTGCCCCCAGCCCTCTGA